One Flavobacterium sp. 90 DNA segment encodes these proteins:
- a CDS encoding endo-1,4-beta-xylanase: MNKLYKIGLLSSVLMMAASCTNDNTLKYSYDKPSSIANQEEINAYSDLKSYVDRAANPSFKLGAGISLSDYTSKSLMYRVVNKNFDEITLGYEMKHGAVVKSDGKLDLDNVNKLLKAADEANVSVFGHTLCWHANQNAAYLNKLIAPDILSTTGPGWDLITSADFETADASNYQYNSNVVASFTASGQGANGVGRALKLNNAVVRANDWEAQLYLKFSPAVQVGEKYKLTMDVRADVDASSPTQAQITPGNYKHWDFFGAVPYSTSWTTYTKEITVTTEMANCGAIAFNLGKTATNFYFDNITLKKYNATGSIQTKEKTPEEKKTIISDALDKWITEMVKNSAPYVKAWDVVNEPMDDGNPYELKTGVGKINMASDEFYWQDYMGKDYAVEAFRLARKSGNSTDKLFINDYNLEYSTDKCKGLIQYVNYIESKGQKVDGIGTQMHISINSDKDKINTMFKLLAATGKLIKVSELDVAAGLNPSEADLKKQAEMYKYVVDMYVKNIPANQRYGITVWGLTDSKSDSSWLPGQHQGLWDINFTRKFSYASFAEGLKGLK, from the coding sequence ATGAATAAATTATATAAAATAGGACTATTGTCTTCCGTTTTGATGATGGCTGCATCCTGTACAAACGATAATACTTTAAAGTACAGTTATGATAAACCTTCCAGCATTGCCAATCAGGAAGAAATTAATGCTTATTCTGATTTAAAAAGCTACGTCGATCGAGCTGCAAATCCTAGTTTTAAATTAGGAGCCGGTATTTCATTATCTGACTATACAAGTAAAAGTTTGATGTATAGAGTAGTGAACAAGAATTTTGATGAAATTACGCTAGGTTATGAAATGAAACATGGCGCAGTAGTAAAATCAGACGGGAAACTTGATCTTGACAATGTCAATAAATTACTAAAAGCAGCAGATGAAGCAAATGTTTCCGTTTTTGGACACACGCTTTGTTGGCACGCCAATCAAAATGCAGCTTATCTAAATAAGTTGATTGCACCGGATATTTTATCAACAACAGGTCCGGGTTGGGATTTGATAACTTCGGCAGATTTTGAAACTGCAGACGCATCAAATTATCAATACAATTCTAATGTAGTGGCATCTTTTACTGCTTCAGGTCAAGGCGCAAATGGAGTAGGCAGAGCTTTAAAGCTAAATAATGCAGTTGTTCGTGCCAATGATTGGGAAGCGCAGTTGTACTTAAAATTTTCTCCGGCTGTACAAGTAGGTGAAAAATATAAACTTACAATGGATGTGCGTGCAGATGTTGACGCATCTTCTCCTACGCAGGCACAAATCACTCCGGGTAATTATAAACACTGGGATTTCTTTGGTGCCGTTCCTTACTCGACCTCTTGGACAACTTATACTAAAGAGATTACGGTTACTACTGAAATGGCAAACTGCGGAGCAATAGCCTTTAATCTTGGAAAGACCGCCACTAATTTTTATTTCGACAATATCACCTTGAAAAAGTACAATGCGACGGGCAGTATTCAGACAAAAGAAAAAACACCCGAAGAGAAAAAGACTATTATTAGTGACGCATTGGATAAGTGGATAACAGAAATGGTAAAAAACAGCGCGCCTTATGTCAAAGCTTGGGATGTTGTTAATGAACCAATGGATGACGGAAATCCATATGAATTAAAAACAGGTGTTGGTAAAATAAATATGGCTTCGGATGAATTCTACTGGCAAGATTATATGGGGAAAGATTATGCTGTAGAAGCCTTTAGACTTGCCAGAAAAAGCGGTAATTCAACAGATAAATTATTCATAAATGACTACAATCTTGAATATAGTACTGATAAATGCAAAGGCCTTATTCAATATGTAAATTATATTGAAAGTAAAGGGCAAAAAGTAGATGGAATAGGTACTCAAATGCATATTAGTATCAATTCTGACAAAGATAAAATCAATACAATGTTCAAATTACTGGCTGCAACCGGAAAGCTTATAAAAGTTTCGGAACTTGATGTTGCTGCCGGACTTAATCCTTCAGAAGCTGATCTTAAAAAACAAGCAGAGATGTATAAATATGTTGTGGATATGTATGTAAAAAACATTCCGGCAAATCAAAGATACGGAATCACTGTTTGGGGATTAACAGACAGTAAATCAGATTCTTCATGGTTGCCGGGACAACATCAGGGTTTATGGGATATTAATTTTACCCGTAAGTTTTCTTATGCAAGCTTTGCCGAAGGACTTAAAGGATTGAAGTAA
- a CDS encoding DUF5627 domain-containing protein: MKNRILLMLTAVFVSMISCTNQDTEFDNYDHQSVYFAYQFPVRTITLGEDIFDTTLDNQHKCKIMGTLGGVYQNDKDVTIDIAVANSLPVGFLFNAGENEIVPMPSNYYTLSSDKIVIPKGQITGGVEVQLSDAFFADPQSIKKTYVIPIEMKKVVNADSILSGKALVPNPLKLQKTDWSVAPKDYILYAIKYINTWDANYLRRGKDVITGNNGNTALNKTVVRHNTYVEQDQVSKINTLSLNTIDFPVTVKDANGVNVNFNLVLTFDNENKCTISGSSTTYSASGTGKYVKKGEKNSWGSKDRDALYLDYKVNFQDFNVVTKDTLVLRDRGVTAAVYNPVKK, encoded by the coding sequence ATGAAAAACAGAATATTATTAATGCTAACAGCTGTATTTGTCTCCATGATTTCATGTACAAATCAGGATACAGAATTTGATAATTACGATCATCAGTCGGTTTATTTTGCATATCAATTCCCTGTCAGAACCATAACATTAGGAGAAGATATATTTGATACCACATTAGACAATCAGCACAAGTGTAAAATAATGGGAACTCTTGGAGGTGTTTATCAAAATGATAAAGACGTAACCATTGATATTGCTGTTGCAAATTCGTTGCCTGTTGGTTTCTTATTTAATGCCGGCGAAAATGAAATTGTTCCTATGCCAAGCAATTATTATACACTTTCGAGTGATAAGATTGTTATTCCAAAAGGTCAGATTACAGGAGGCGTTGAGGTACAATTATCCGATGCTTTTTTTGCAGATCCTCAATCCATAAAAAAGACATACGTTATTCCTATCGAAATGAAAAAAGTAGTCAATGCTGATTCTATTCTTTCCGGAAAGGCTTTAGTTCCCAATCCGTTAAAACTGCAAAAGACAGACTGGAGCGTTGCGCCCAAAGATTATATTTTATATGCTATCAAGTATATAAATACCTGGGATGCCAATTATTTAAGAAGAGGTAAAGATGTTATTACCGGAAATAATGGAAATACAGCACTCAATAAAACAGTTGTGAGACATAACACTTACGTGGAACAAGATCAGGTTTCCAAAATTAATACACTCTCCTTAAATACTATTGATTTTCCTGTTACTGTTAAAGATGCAAATGGAGTTAATGTCAATTTTAATCTCGTACTCACATTTGATAATGAAAATAAATGTACAATCTCAGGAAGCAGTACAACATATTCAGCAAGCGGAACAGGTAAATACGTAAAAAAAGGAGAAAAAAATAGTTGGGGAAGCAAGGACCGCGATGCTCTTTATCTTGATTATAAAGTAAATTTTCAGGATTTCAATGTAGTCACAAAAGACACCTTAGTATTACGTGACAGAGGAGTAACAGCGGCCGTTTATAATCCGGTTAAGAAATAA
- a CDS encoding RagB/SusD family nutrient uptake outer membrane protein, translated as MKVKIVFFISVLFVFSSCDDLIDPAIENNRGLKDMYAEAEYAQGILLNAYTRLPGNSWSFNDVATDDAVTNDISSNYLKVATGQWTSSFNPLDQWTNSRSAIQYLNIFLAEAPKVQWAKDQNVSLLFKDRLMGEAYGLRALYMYYLLQAHAGTAINDQLLGVPILLEPETASSNFNVGRSSFEDCMKQLYADVKKATELLPLDFEDASTLPPGQNNLNDYNRVFGQYARQRMSSRIAQVVRAQAALLAASPAFSTGNTTTWEDAAKYSGALLNLNGGVLGIASNGLNWFSDVEELKGMGAGINPPEILWRSDIADSNNLESDNFPPTLFGKGRINPTQNLVDAFPMANGYPITDASGNYDATKPYENRDPRLKKFILVNQSTAGVSNSVITTASDGTTNDALNKVGTSTRTGYYMRKLLRQDVNLNPTSINNQRHYKPRMRYTELYLIYAEAANEAWGPTATGSIGFSAYDVVKALRKRAGIVQPDPYLETIKGDKTEMRNLIRNERRLELCFEGFRFWDLRRWNSSLNESANGDKIQGGVHQKITVESRVYNEYMKYGPIPYSEALKFNALLQNKGW; from the coding sequence ATGAAAGTAAAAATAGTATTTTTTATATCAGTTCTGTTTGTTTTTAGTAGCTGTGATGATTTGATTGATCCGGCAATAGAAAACAACAGAGGGCTTAAAGATATGTATGCAGAAGCTGAATATGCGCAAGGAATTCTTCTTAATGCTTATACAAGATTGCCTGGAAATTCCTGGTCATTTAATGATGTTGCAACAGATGATGCTGTAACAAATGACATCTCAAGTAATTATCTTAAAGTAGCAACAGGTCAATGGACATCAAGCTTTAACCCATTAGATCAATGGACAAATTCAAGATCAGCCATTCAGTATTTGAATATTTTTCTGGCTGAAGCGCCAAAAGTACAATGGGCAAAAGATCAAAATGTAAGTCTTTTGTTCAAAGATCGTTTGATGGGTGAAGCCTATGGATTAAGAGCTTTATATATGTATTATTTGTTGCAGGCTCATGCAGGAACAGCAATTAATGATCAATTATTAGGAGTGCCAATTTTATTGGAACCGGAAACGGCAAGTTCAAACTTTAATGTGGGCCGTTCGTCTTTTGAAGATTGTATGAAACAATTGTATGCTGATGTAAAAAAAGCGACAGAATTGCTTCCGTTAGATTTTGAAGATGCTTCAACATTACCTCCCGGTCAAAATAATTTAAATGATTACAATCGTGTTTTTGGACAATATGCAAGACAAAGAATGTCTTCCAGAATTGCACAAGTAGTAAGAGCACAAGCAGCATTATTGGCCGCTAGTCCGGCTTTTAGTACAGGAAATACAACAACTTGGGAAGATGCAGCTAAATATTCAGGCGCATTATTGAACCTGAATGGAGGAGTTTTAGGAATAGCTTCTAATGGATTAAACTGGTTCAGTGATGTTGAAGAGTTAAAAGGTATGGGCGCCGGAATTAACCCTCCGGAAATTCTTTGGAGAAGTGATATTGCGGACAGTAATAATTTAGAAAGTGATAATTTTCCTCCAACCCTGTTTGGAAAAGGACGCATCAATCCAACACAAAATTTAGTGGATGCTTTCCCAATGGCAAACGGTTATCCTATTACAGATGCCAGCGGTAATTATGATGCAACAAAACCTTATGAAAATCGTGATCCTCGTTTAAAAAAATTCATTTTAGTAAACCAGTCAACCGCCGGAGTGAGTAATTCTGTAATTACAACAGCTAGTGATGGTACCACAAATGATGCCTTAAACAAAGTTGGTACCTCAACTCGTACGGGGTATTATATGAGAAAATTATTGAGACAAGATGTGAATTTAAACCCAACTTCGATTAATAATCAGAGACATTATAAACCACGAATGAGATATACGGAATTGTATCTTATTTATGCCGAAGCTGCAAACGAAGCTTGGGGACCAACAGCAACAGGTTCCATAGGATTCTCTGCCTATGATGTTGTGAAGGCTTTAAGAAAAAGAGCCGGAATAGTGCAGCCTGATCCTTATCTGGAAACCATTAAAGGAGATAAAACGGAAATGCGCAATTTAATTAGAAACGAGCGTCGTTTAGAACTATGTTTTGAAGGATTTAGATTTTGGGATTTACGCAGATGGAATTCAAGCTTAAATGAATCTGCAAATGGAGATAAAATCCAAGGAGGCGTTCATCAAAAAATTACTGTAGAAAGCAGAGTTTATAATGAGTATATGAAATATGGACCAATTCCATATTCAGAAGCGCTTAAATTCAATGCTTTACTCCAAAACAAGGGATGGTAG
- a CDS encoding SusC/RagA family TonB-linked outer membrane protein yields MRYIQLKIVLCFVLFAFLPSKIFAQIDQKINLAGVVIGAEGKPIENATIVSKEDNITATTDNNGSYSISVTANTDIEISAIGYNTLIVKATADINDINLDKENSNLVQIAFRKQESKDLMGAISFINLPEILDKNYTTFSLDGVQAFVGGYNNGNIWGMSGYLVLVDGVPRDINTVLSTEIEQITFLKGVSAIALYGSRAAKGVIYITTKKGKVQKQQITTRFDNGVSIPKNLPKYLGSAEYMHYYNQARANDGLDPTYSDETIYNYSTGKNPYRYADVNYYAPEYIKKFYFNYDANVEITGGNKSARYYTVVNFSTQEDPLQDFGEAAKNNNNRFNVRGNVDLRINDRISATIGANAIYSNSRGVNTNYWSSAATLRPHLFSPLVPISMIEPSDDASMALVKNSNYIVDGKYLLGGTQLNPTNPFAAIYAGGYNTYISRQFQFNTGINVELGDVVNGLTFRTDFGVDYSNSYNQSYNNSYATYEASWNNYAGKDQITSLTKYGKDSKTGIQNISGSALAQTVSFSAQFNYVKKINENNNVSAMLIGSGFQQSFSGVYHKTSNANLGLNLAYNFDQKYFAEFNGAFVHSAKFAEGNREAFSPTMTLGWKISEENFMKDLTAVNSLKLNVSAGVLNTDLDVSNYYLYESIYSQTDGAWFSWRDGALNRSTDARRGENLDLGFAKRKELSVGLEGAFFKNFITLNTNFFANEVTGNVIQASTLYPNYFVTNFPNTSFLPYINYNNDKRIGFDFDLRFNKKVGNVDLALGFTGTYIDTEASKRAELYSDSYQNRQGKALDAFWGLKSAGFFRDAQDISSSPSQTFGQVKPGDIKYIDQNGDGIIDNRDEVYLGKAGWNGAPFTFGINFTSKWNHFTFFTIFTGQTGAHAMKNSSYFWMDGEDKYSVNVRDSWTEANKDTALYPRLTSLNGDNNFRSSDFWMYSTNRVNLSKVQLTYDFPKKTLQKTFFNELSVYALGANLLTLSQNRDIMELNIGGAPQTRYYNLGLKALF; encoded by the coding sequence ATGAGATATATACAACTTAAAATAGTGTTATGTTTTGTACTATTTGCCTTCTTACCTTCCAAGATTTTTGCTCAGATTGATCAGAAAATAAATTTAGCAGGAGTCGTTATTGGGGCAGAAGGAAAACCTATTGAGAATGCAACTATTGTTAGTAAAGAAGATAATATTACAGCAACTACAGATAATAACGGAAGCTACTCAATAAGCGTAACAGCCAATACAGATATAGAGATTAGCGCTATTGGTTACAACACACTTATAGTAAAAGCAACAGCAGATATAAACGACATAAATTTAGACAAAGAAAATTCAAATTTAGTTCAGATTGCTTTTAGAAAACAAGAAAGTAAGGATTTAATGGGCGCTATTTCTTTTATAAATCTGCCTGAAATTTTAGATAAAAACTATACAACTTTTAGTTTAGACGGAGTTCAGGCTTTTGTTGGAGGATACAATAATGGCAATATCTGGGGAATGAGTGGATATTTAGTCTTAGTAGATGGAGTTCCTCGTGATATTAATACCGTACTATCTACAGAAATTGAACAGATTACTTTTCTAAAAGGAGTTTCGGCAATCGCACTTTATGGAAGCCGCGCTGCAAAAGGCGTAATTTATATTACAACCAAAAAAGGTAAAGTACAAAAACAACAAATTACCACAAGATTTGATAATGGAGTCTCTATACCAAAGAACCTTCCAAAATATTTAGGTTCTGCAGAATATATGCATTATTATAATCAGGCTCGTGCAAATGATGGTTTAGATCCAACTTATTCTGATGAGACCATTTATAATTATTCAACAGGTAAAAATCCATATCGATATGCTGATGTGAATTATTATGCGCCGGAATACATTAAGAAGTTTTATTTTAATTATGATGCAAATGTTGAGATAACAGGCGGAAATAAGTCGGCTAGATATTATACAGTTGTTAATTTTTCGACACAAGAAGATCCTTTACAGGATTTTGGTGAAGCTGCAAAAAATAACAACAATAGATTTAATGTGAGAGGAAATGTAGATCTTCGAATTAATGATCGTATTTCAGCAACAATCGGGGCAAATGCGATATACAGCAATTCAAGAGGCGTAAATACAAATTACTGGAGCAGTGCAGCGACTTTGCGCCCTCATTTATTTAGTCCATTAGTGCCAATTAGTATGATTGAACCTTCTGATGACGCATCAATGGCTCTTGTCAAAAACAGTAATTATATAGTTGACGGAAAATATTTATTGGGCGGTACACAACTTAATCCTACCAATCCTTTTGCTGCGATATATGCCGGAGGTTACAATACTTATATAAGCCGTCAGTTTCAGTTTAATACAGGTATTAATGTTGAATTAGGCGATGTCGTTAACGGATTGACATTTCGTACTGATTTTGGAGTTGATTACTCTAATTCATACAACCAATCTTATAATAATAGTTATGCAACTTATGAAGCATCCTGGAATAATTATGCCGGAAAGGATCAAATTACATCCTTAACAAAGTATGGAAAAGATTCCAAAACAGGTATTCAGAATATCAGCGGAAGCGCTCTTGCTCAAACAGTTTCTTTTTCTGCACAGTTTAATTATGTGAAAAAAATAAATGAAAACAATAATGTATCAGCAATGCTTATTGGTTCAGGATTTCAACAGAGTTTTTCTGGTGTTTATCACAAAACAAGTAATGCTAATTTGGGTTTGAATTTGGCTTACAATTTTGATCAAAAATACTTTGCAGAATTTAACGGAGCATTTGTGCATTCGGCCAAATTTGCTGAAGGTAATCGTGAAGCATTTTCTCCAACAATGACTTTAGGATGGAAAATATCTGAAGAGAATTTCATGAAAGACCTGACAGCTGTTAATAGTTTAAAATTGAATGTTTCGGCGGGAGTTTTAAACACAGATTTAGATGTTTCAAATTATTATTTATACGAAAGTATCTATAGTCAAACTGATGGAGCGTGGTTCAGTTGGAGAGATGGAGCTCTTAACAGAAGTACTGATGCAAGAAGAGGTGAAAATTTAGATTTAGGTTTTGCAAAGAGAAAAGAGTTGAGTGTTGGATTAGAAGGAGCATTCTTTAAGAACTTCATCACTTTAAACACAAACTTTTTTGCCAATGAAGTTACCGGAAATGTTATTCAGGCTTCGACTTTATATCCAAATTATTTTGTTACAAACTTTCCTAACACTTCATTTCTGCCTTATATTAATTATAATAATGATAAACGTATTGGATTTGATTTTGATCTAAGATTTAATAAAAAAGTCGGAAATGTTGATTTGGCACTTGGATTTACAGGAACTTATATAGATACAGAAGCTTCTAAAAGAGCCGAATTATACAGTGACAGTTATCAAAACAGACAAGGCAAAGCTTTAGATGCGTTTTGGGGACTTAAAAGCGCAGGTTTTTTTAGAGATGCACAAGATATTTCCAGTTCACCTTCTCAAACTTTTGGACAAGTTAAACCGGGAGATATTAAATACATAGATCAAAATGGTGATGGCATTATTGATAATAGAGACGAAGTATATTTAGGTAAAGCGGGTTGGAATGGAGCTCCATTTACATTTGGAATTAATTTTACTTCGAAATGGAATCATTTTACGTTTTTCACAATTTTCACAGGGCAAACTGGCGCTCATGCGATGAAAAACAGTTCTTATTTTTGGATGGATGGTGAAGACAAATATTCAGTTAATGTGCGCGATAGTTGGACAGAAGCGAATAAAGATACAGCACTTTATCCAAGGTTAACTTCATTGAATGGCGATAATAACTTCCGCTCATCAGATTTTTGGATGTATAGTACCAATAGAGTAAATCTTTCGAAAGTACAACTTACATACGATTTTCCAAAAAAGACACTTCAAAAAACTTTTTTCAATGAACTGAGTGTTTATGCACTTGGCGCTAATCTTTTAACGCTATCTCAAAACAGAGATATCATGGAATTAAATATCGGAGGTGCTCCACAAACCAGATATTATAACCTTGGTCTTAAAGCATTATTTTAA